One Elusimicrobiota bacterium genomic window, GGGGATTTCCCACCTTGTGGTACATCAGGATCGGGAGACCCGTGGCGGGGAACCGCCACCAATTCCATCGGGCCGAAACACCGAGGGCCGCCAGGCCCCCCAAAACCGCCAACGATTCACCGACCATCGACTTCCCCCTCCATGACGCGAACCAGTTTTAACCAGGTGTAATAGGAACTCAAAACCGCGTAAATAAAACCGGCGTTCCCATCCAGAAACCCCAGTTTGACGACATAGCGAATGACGAACTCCCATGGCAACCGGGCGTGCGTCCACAAGGTGAACCGTCTCCCCTGACGAAATTTGTCCCGGGCGATGAGACCTGAATACCGATTGCATTTGTCCAAATATTCCGAAAAATTCCGGTAGCTTTCATGCAGAATCCGGGAACGGAGTTTTCCCAGAGGAGGAACAACGGAGATCCCCTCATGAATTTCTTTCCCCACATAATGACCTTTGTCGCGCCGAAACAGGCGAAGATGCCTTTCTCCCCAGAGTCCCCCAAACCGAAGCCGACGGCCCAAAAAAACGTTTTGAAACCTAAGGTGGTACCCGTGGACCGCGGGTTCCCCGGCAAGAACCGATTTGATTTCGTCCTGAAGAGCAGGGCTGAGGCGTTCATCCGCATCCATGTTAAGGACCCATTCCCCCGTGGCCTGCTCCAACGCAAATTGTTTTTGGGGGCCGAACCCCGCGAAATCCCGATGGATCACCCGGGCCCCAAACTCTTGGGCAATGGAAACGGTCCGGTCCGTGGAACCACTATCGACCACAACAATCTCGTCGGCCACACCCCGCAAACTCTCCAAGCATCCAGGCAGATCCCGCTCTTCGTTTCTCACAATCAATATGGCGGAAAGATGCGGAGCAACGTTATCTTTCATACGTTCGGCCGGAGGGGCACAGGAAAGGGCTGGTGGATGTCATAAAATTTTTCGTAGGCGTCCCCCATGGCGAGGACCGTAAAAAGACGGCTTCGTTCATGCCCGCAAATCACCCGACGGGACCTTTCGTCGCGATCGCCCAAAACATAGTGAATATTTCTGGCCAACGCTCCTGGATCCCTGGGCGCGCACAATTCGGGGACATGGGGACCTCCGTAAAGATCAGGGATTCCACCCGCCGCCGTGGCCACGGTCGGCACGCCGATTATTAAAGCGTCAAGTAGGGCCGTACCCAAACCCTCCTCCGCTGAAGCAAGCACGAACACGTCCGCCATAGCTGTATATTCTAGCACCTCTGGACGGTGTCCCAAAAAGAACACCCGATCACTCATTTTGAGTTCTCGTGTCAATCCCTCCAGCTCTCTTCGTAAAGGTCCCTCCCCTGCCAAAAGGAATTTGGCCTGGGGAAAGGCTGGGGCCACAAGCGCTGCCGCACGCAAAAAAGTGGCCTGATCCTTCTGGAGATCGAGAGCCCCCACCGTGACGATCAACAGGTCCTCACTTGAAAACCCAAGTTTCCGGCGAAAAGAATCTCTGTCGTGGACGTGGGGATACCCCGCGGAATCGATCCCGCTGGGGATAACGACGATTTTCGACGCGGGGATCCCCCCCGCAACAGCTTTTTGGTAGATTGCCGATGATAAAACAGCCAAGGCTTTCAGCCTCCTGTATTTCCACCGGCTGAAGAACCCCGAGCCCAGAGGAAAATTAACCCGCCGAG contains:
- a CDS encoding glycosyltransferase family 2 protein, with product MKDNVAPHLSAILIVRNEERDLPGCLESLRGVADEIVVVDSGSTDRTVSIAQEFGARVIHRDFAGFGPQKQFALEQATGEWVLNMDADERLSPALQDEIKSVLAGEPAVHGYHLRFQNVFLGRRLRFGGLWGERHLRLFRRDKGHYVGKEIHEGISVVPPLGKLRSRILHESYRNFSEYLDKCNRYSGLIARDKFRQGRRFTLWTHARLPWEFVIRYVVKLGFLDGNAGFIYAVLSSYYTWLKLVRVMEGEVDGR
- a CDS encoding glycosyltransferase, translating into MRFHRILHLNTERGWRGGERQTLLLAMELRRRGHFNWIAARPGEPLALAAEKEGLSVFPVRPWGEWDFWTAARLARFARKNGVSIFHAHTGHAVGLGALAVRGTSISLLATRRVNFPLGSGFFSRWKYRRLKALAVLSSAIYQKAVAGGIPASKIVVIPSGIDSAGYPHVHDRDSFRRKLGFSSEDLLIVTVGALDLQKDQATFLRAAALVAPAFPQAKFLLAGEGPLRRELEGLTRELKMSDRVFFLGHRPEVLEYTAMADVFVLASAEEGLGTALLDALIIGVPTVATAAGGIPDLYGGPHVPELCAPRDPGALARNIHYVLGDRDERSRRVICGHERSRLFTVLAMGDAYEKFYDIHQPFPVPLRPNV